In Aspergillus nidulans FGSC A4 chromosome IV, a single window of DNA contains:
- a CDS encoding uncharacterized protein (transcript_id=CADANIAT00000413) — protein sequence MLGTNLACLFTVHSSHINLIPALIYKILVWRLNIWITGRTLSGGIVNLTVGPSETPFDVHIELLCDRSPYFDNLLENRYTEISLQELVFPDDVPEVFADFISWVYCGKISGARIARKLSRSLHLFQLWTLAERFQVPELQDIAFAICKELLDAEPAKVVGSEAVQHAYSHSSPGSSIRQLAVDMWAARASDFKILRSRMNLPSEFIADLNATRLRTQKLFAFEVYMLHPVTNHDDRLCTFVTNLNYAKAEKDTPDTPFSVAPISKQSEPTISDDSPRRASAAQLAHNKDKALSSWRRDPDQISRLPPQVLIFTTPVSRALAPSASRLPRSGRRKVRVKLPPSTDPSYTKFSTKSILGELYRIENNGEKV from the exons TCACTCTTCTCACATCAATCTCATACCCGCTCTGATTTACAAAATCCTAGTATGGCGCCTGAATATCTGGATCACAG GTAGAACACTCTCTGGCGGTATTGTGAATCTCACCGTAGGGCCCTCGGAGACCCCGTTTGATGTCCATATCGAGCTACTGTGCGACCGATCACCGTACTTTGACAATCTACTAGAGAATCGGTATACCGAAATATCCCTTCAAGAGCTCGTGTTCCCCGATGACGTCCCCGAAGTCTTTGCCGACTTCATCTCCTGGGTATACTGCGGGAAAATCAGCGGTGCTAGGATTGCAAGAAAATTGTCTCGGTCACTGCATTTATTCCAGCTATGGACACTTGCAGAGAGATTCCAAGTACCTGAACTTCAAGATATAGCCTTTGCAATTTGCAAAGAGCTCTTAGACGCCGAGCCTGCTAAGGTTGTAGGCTCCGAGGCCGTTCAACATGCTTACTCGCATTCCAGTCCAGGCTCTAGTATCCGCCAACTTGCAGTGGATATGTGGGCAGCGAGGGCATCGGATTTCAAAATCCTGCGATCCCGGATGAACTTGCCTTCAGAATTTATAGCAGATCTGAACGCCACCCGGCTTAGAACTCAGAAGTTGTTCGCGTTTGAGGTATACATGCTCCATCCTGTCACCAACCATGATGACCGTCTATGTACGTTTGTCACTAACCTGAACTACGCAAAGGCTGAAAAGGATACCCCCGATACTCCTTTTTCAGTTGCACCAATTTCCAAGCAGTCCGAACCTACAATTTCAGATGATTCACCGCGTCGCGCGTCAGCGGCGCAACTCGCCCATAACAAAGATAAAGCCCTTTCTTCTTGGCGGCGAGATCCTGATCAGATATCCCGACTGCCGCCGCAGGTCCTGATTTTTACGACTCCGGTATCCCGAGCCCTTGCACCGTCAGCATCAAGACTACCAAGATCTGGCCGACGTAAAGTCCGAGTTAAGCTGCCACCGTCAACAGACCCGTCATATACCAAGTTCTCGACGAAGTCAATTTTGGGCGAACTATACAGGATCGAAAATAATGGTGAAAAGGTGTAA